Proteins encoded within one genomic window of Arachis ipaensis cultivar K30076 chromosome B08, Araip1.1, whole genome shotgun sequence:
- the LOC107610597 gene encoding serine/arginine-rich splicing factor SC35-like: MRERGRNTGWVNTGTDSNREKHGLISPKRELFSLFNWTDRIIDIYLARKNKNGQIYLFAFIRYTTKGGALKAIAKINHMVLRGKRMFVAEAKYRRKHELKDVKGKEVEEPARKEQEGGPQQHKIARKMEEHVDNFARDAQGKDPNKNG, translated from the exons atgagagagagagggagaaacaCGGGATGGGTAAATACAGGAACAGATAGCAATAGGGAGAAACACGGG TTGATATCTCCAAAGCGCGAACTATTCAGTCTGTTCAATTGGACGGACAGGATTATAGACATTTATCTTGCGCGGAAGAACAAAAATGGACAGATCTATCTATTTGCGTTTATCCGATACACCACAAAAGGTGGAGCATTGAAGGCTATTGCAAAAATAAATCACATGGTGTTGAGAGGTAAGAGAATGTTTGTTGCAGAAGCAAAATACAGAAGAAAACATGAACTGAAGGACGTTAAaggaaaagaagtggaggaacCGGCAAGAAAAGAGCAGGAAGGTGGACCTCAACAGCACAAGATTGCAAGGAAGATGGAAGAGCATGTGGATAATTTTGCAAGAGATGCGCAGGGCAAGGACCCAAATAAGAACGGATGA
- the LOC107610598 gene encoding uncharacterized protein LOC107610598, producing the protein MARLLADSNITWIALAPKFVGAKEIKDLRPISMVGCIYKVISKVLTRRMRSIMLGLVRESQSAFAKDRRIHDGALIACETKRWGSGEDGGHGLENVSDQHLSPYWMIGKAVRSGRISPLLVGRDTIELSHLQFADDTILFYPPEVETFRNYKRLLRCFEVISGLSINFEKSSLIPVNCNQEWVDRMCELVGCRATTLPVKYLGINLGANPRMVKAWKPVIDKVEEKLSLWKAKVLSKVGKLVLIKSVINSLPIYYLSLYKKPAAVAKKLISLQWRFFWGKEDGRPGLTLVKWKMIQAPKKLG; encoded by the exons ATGGCGAGGCTACTAGCAGATTCCAATATTACTTGGATAGCGCTAGCACCGAAATTTGTGGGCGCAAAGGAGATAAAGGACCTTAGACCAATCAGTATGGTTGGATGCATCTATAAGGTGATATCAAAAGTGTTGACAAGGAGAATGAGAAGCATAATGCTAGGCTTAGTAAGGGAATCACAGAGTGCTTTTGCTAAGGACAGGAGAATACATGATGGGGCGTTAATAGCATGTGAAACT aaaagatggggttcggGAGAAGATGGAGGGCATGGGTTGGAGAATGTATCAGATCAGCATCTATCTCCATATTG GATGATTGGGAAGGCAGTTAGAAGTGGGAGAATATCCCCTCTTTTAGTTGGTAGGGATACTATAGAGTTGTCACACCTACAATTTGCTGATGACACTATATTGTTCTATCCACCAGAGGTGGAGACATTTCGAAATTATAAGAGACTTTTGCGGTGTTTTGAAGTTATTTCCGGGTTGAGCATTAACTTTGAAAAATCCAGTTTGATACCGGTAAATTGCAATCAAGAGTGGGTTGATCGAATGTGCGAACTAGTAGGGTGCCGGGCAACAACTCTGCCAGTGAAGTACTTGGGAATTAATCTTGGAGCAAACCCAAGAATGGTAAAAGCATGGAAGCCGGTAATTGATAAGGTGGAGGAGAAACTTAGTTTGTGGAAAGCAAAGGTTCTCAGTAAAGTAGGGAAGTTGGTCCTCATCAAGTCAGTAATCAATAGTCTACCAATTTATTATCTCAGCCTTTATAAAAAGCCAGCGGCGGTGgcgaaaaaactaatttcactACAGTGGAGGTTCTTTTGGGGAAAGGAGGATGGAAGACCTGGATTGACTCTTGTAAAGTGGAAAATGATACAGGCACCAAAGAAACTAGGATGA
- the LOC107610596 gene encoding (+)-delta-cadinene synthase isozyme XC14-like gives MRARSYMSFYEEDPLHDKVLLNFAKLNFDMLQKWYQKEIGITTKWWRNSEFGTKVPYAREGIVELYFWPFAINSELKYTTFRVVTTKVNQWMTIVDDTYDAYGTIQELKLLTLAIQRWDISYIASLPECFKTIFNAIVEVTDEIIELSARNGETNLVLQCVKQALSHYVQGYIVEAKWCYESYIPSYDEYKVNAASNLGYQMLATTFIAFGEFATKKTLHWISNNIPLILQASSLVARLK, from the exons ATGAGGGCAAGGTCATATATGTCTTTCTACGAAGAAGATCCTTTGCATGACAAAGTTCTTCTAAACTTTGCAAAACTAAATTTCGATATGCTCCAGAAATGGTATCAAAAAGAAATTGGTATTACCACCAA ATGGTGGAGAAATTCAGAGTTTGGGACAAAGGTCCCTTATGCAAGAGAGGGGATAGTTGAGTTATACTTTTGGCCATTTGCTATAAACTCTGAGCTTAAATATACTACTTTTAgagttgtgacaaccaaagtaAATCAATGGATGACTATAGTTGATGATACTTATGATGCTTATGGAACAATTCAAGAACTTAAGCTCCTCACACTGGCAATTCAAAG ATGGGATATTAGTTACATTGCATCTCTTCCAGAGTGTTTCAAAACTATTTTTAATGCAATTGTGGAAGTCACTGATGAAATAATAGAGTTGAGTGCTAGAAATGGAGAAACAAATTTGGTGTTGCAATGTGTTAAACAGGCG TTGTCTCATTATGTACAAGGTTACATTGTTGAAGCAAAATGGTGCTATGAGAGTTATATTCCGAGCTATGATGAGTACAAGGTTAACGCAGCTTCAAATTTAGGATACCAAATGCTTGCAACAACATTTATTGCTTTCGGAGAATTTGCAACAAAAAAAACTCTTCATTGGATTTCTAATAACATTCCTCTCATCCTACAAGCTTCGTCACTTGTTGCCAGACTCAAATGA